Below is a window of Streptobacillus ratti DNA.
GGATAGGTGTAGGGGGTAAAATAGAACTAGGTGAAAGTCCACATGAATCTATAAAAAGAGAAGTTAAAGAGGAAACAGGATATAATTTGAATGAATGTGTTTTAAGAGGAATGCCTGTCTTTGTATATAACGGGATAACAGAATACATATATGTGTTTACTTCAGAAGATTTTAGTGGTGAAATGATAGCTTGTGATGAGGGAGATTTAAAATACATACCTAAAGACAAGATATTAGATTTAAATATATGGGAGGGAGATAAATATTTCCTTAAAGATTTAATAGATGATAAAAAGGAATTTTTTGTATATAGAATGGAATATGAAAA
It encodes the following:
- a CDS encoding NUDIX hydrolase; the encoded protein is MKSYTVCYLIRDNKFLMLYRNKKEVDINKGKWIGVGGKIELGESPHESIKREVKEETGYNLNECVLRGMPVFVYNGITEYIYVFTSEDFSGEMIACDEGDLKYIPKDKILDLNIWEGDKYFLKDLIDDKKEFFVYRMEYENDKLVSVIKEQ